The following coding sequences lie in one Silene latifolia isolate original U9 population chromosome 5, ASM4854445v1, whole genome shotgun sequence genomic window:
- the LOC141657146 gene encoding late embryogenesis abundant protein At5g17165-like: MAINSRKIAGLGKRFVAHISSPTPSLAALLPRRSMHGSVYDKNVEDHVRPVVVPDDIIQPQSDKYWSPNPYTGVFGPATEHNLGAAERGYHTSAGNGGSESVLEQKAFFRPQEDLDKPEQA; this comes from the exons ATGGCCATCAATTCCAGGAAAATTGCTGGTTTGGGTAAGCGATTCGTCGCTCATATCTCTTCTCCAACTCCCTCTTTAGCTGCCCTTCTCCCAAG GAGGTCTATGCACGGATCGGTGTATGACAAGAACGTTGAAGATCATGTGCGCCCAGTGGTGGTGCCTGACGATATAATCCAGCCTCAATCAGACAAGTACTGGTCTCCTAATCCTTACACTGGTGTTTTTGGTCCTGCAACAGAGCACAATCTTGGTGCAGCTGAGCGTGGGTACCACACCTCAGCTGGCAATGGTGGCTCTGAGTCTGTGCTGGAGCAGAAGGCGTTTTTCCGTCCTCAAGAGGACCTGGACAAACCCGAGCAAGCCTAA